Proteins co-encoded in one Microcebus murinus isolate Inina chromosome 5, M.murinus_Inina_mat1.0, whole genome shotgun sequence genomic window:
- the CNR1 gene encoding cannabinoid receptor 1: MKSILDGLADTTFRTITTDLLYVGSNDIQYEDIKGDMASKLGYFPQKFPLTSFRGSPFQEKMTAGDNPQLVPADQVNITEFYNKSLSYKENEENIQCGENFMDMECFMILNPSQQLAIAVLSLTLGTFTVLENLLVLCVILHSRSLRCRPSYHFIGSLAVADLLGSVIFVYSFVDFHVFHRKDSHNVFLFKLGGVTASFTASVGSLFLTAIDRYISIHRPLAYKRIVTRPKAVVAFCLMWTIAIVIAVLPLLGWNCKKLKSVCSDIFPLIDETYLMFWIGVTSVLLLFIVYAYMYILWKAHSHAVRMIQRGTQKSIIIHTSEDGKVQVTRPDQARMDIRLAKTLVLILVVLIICWGPLLAIMVYDVFGKMNKLIKTVFAFCCMLCLLNSTVNPIIYALRSKDLRHAFRSMFPSCEGTAQPLDNSVGDSDCLHKHANNAASVHRAAESCIKSTVKIAKVTMSVSTDTSAEAL, encoded by the coding sequence ATGAAGTCGATCCTAGATGGCCTTGCAGACACTACCTTCCGCACCATCACCACAGACCTCCTCTACGTGGGCTCGAATGACATTCAGTACGAAGACATCAAAGGTGACATGGCCTCCAAATTAGGATACTTCCCACAGAAATTTCCTCTAACTTCCTTTAGGGGGAGTCCCTTCCAAGAAAAGATGACTGCAGGAGACAACCCCCAGCTGGTCCCAGCAGACCAGGTGAACATTACAGAATTTTACAACAAGTCTCTCTCCTACAAGGAGAATGAGGAGAACATCCAGTGCGGGGAGAACTTCATGGACATGGAGTGCTTCATGATCCTGAACCCCAGCCAGCAGCTGGCCATCGCCGTACTGTCCCTCACGCTGGGCACCTTCACGGTTCTGGAGAACTTGCTGGTGCTCTGCGTCATCCTGCACTCCCGCAGCCTCCGCTGCAGGCCTTCCTACCACTTCATCGGCAGCCTGGCAGTGGCAGACCTCCTGGGGAGCGTCATCTTTGTCTACAGCTTCGTTGACTTCCACGTGTTCCACCGCAAAGATAGCCACAACGTGTTTCTGTTCAAACTGGGCGGGGTCACAGCCTCCTTCACCGCCTCCGTGGGCAGCCTGTTTCTCACGGCCATCGACAGGTACATATCTATTCACAGGCCCCTGGCCTATAAGAGGATTGTCACCAGGCCCAAGGCCGTGGTGGCATTTTGCCTGATGTGGACCATAGCAATCGTGATCGCCGTGCTGCCTCTCCTGGGCTGGAACTGCAAGAAACTGAAATCCGTTTGCTCAGACATTTTCCCACTCATTGACGAAACCTACCTGATGTTCTGGATCGGGGTCACCAGCGTGCTGCTGCTCTTCATCGTGTACGCGTACATGTACATCCTCTGGAAGGCCCACAGCCACGCCGTCCGCATGATTCAgcgcggcactcagaagagcatCATCATCCACACGTCCGAGGATGGCAAGGTACAGGTGACCCGGCCGGACCAAGCCCGCATGGACATTCGGTTGGCCAAGACCCTGGTCCTGATCCTGGTGGTGTTGATCATCTGCTGGGGCCCTCTGCTTGCCATCATGGTGTACGACGTCTTTGGGAAGATGAACAAGCTCATTAAGACGGTGTTTGCCTTCTGCTGCATGCTCTGCCTCCTGAACTCCACCGTGAACCCCATCATCTATGCTCTGAGGAGCAAGGACCTGAGACATGCCTTCCGGAGCATGTTCCCCTCATGTGAAGGCACGGCACAGCCGCTGGATAACAGCGTGGGGGACTCGGACTGCCTGCACAAACACGCAAACAACGCAGCCAGCGTTCACAGGGCTGCAGAGAGCTGCATCAAGAGCACGGTCAAGATCGCCAAGGTAACCATGTCTGTGTCCACAGACACGTCTGCTGAGGCTCTGTGA